One segment of Tamlana crocina DNA contains the following:
- a CDS encoding SusC/RagA family TonB-linked outer membrane protein: MKKKLLFFLVFVFLLFANIMKAQNGIVNGAVLDSNGVPLPGVNIMVKGASKGTTTDFDGNYSLDVSPKATLVFTFVGFVAKEEVVNSRTVINVTLQESLEALDEVVVTALGIKKEKKALAYAVQEVDSETITAAANPNATSALQGKAAGVNITNSGGVTGKPRIDIRGASSLSGNDQLLWVIDGVPFSTQDFTSDAEDLFGGNSNGGGFLDINPDDIETISVLKGGPAAALYGARGGNGVVLITTKSGKRSQGLGISYTGSTTFSEASFFLDTQREYGQGIDGVYDPSSRVSWGPRFDGVEREAWTGESLPYQSESNLLEDFTRTGVSTRHAITFTKGSEDGNFKVLVSKDDTEGIYEGQDLERLNFDFKANYDINPWLNVDAKVSYINTQGFQRPTIGRYSFVSFFNTMPANIRTQDLSPGYVVDDNKTKEILFGPSTVLTENANANNRNPYFLQNQNFNRDQRNRSFGYLATNVKFSDALRLKVKYGLDIYRYEQVFGARFEDQIFFNNTPSINTSESFFKEENAEFLLSYNKDLNEDFNLGISAGGNQMRRGIESLNASSGKLDFESTLFLNAGSNIQANEQFIDEEIHSLYGFADVSYKDYLFLNATVRNDWSSTLPIANNSFLYSSVGLSALISEMVEMPDWMNYLKVRGTWAEVGKASEPQATKPTFDVFNSNFNILQSNTPPIGVDPLLQPEISTTTELGVEFRLFNNRLNFDIALYDERTRNQIASILPNSTSLYSGLLTNVGEISNKGIEVYANVVPIKTEDFNLGLTLNFATNKGVIEELPDFGADFFTYFKSNTIIEEVRGYVGERYGDIYGFKYQRDADGNLIVGADGLPANTTEKEKIGNIQADFTGSVGINAAYKSFSLNALFVMQQGGDIYSLTEASATGSGNTPKTLSFGREPFFTPTGVQADGSANTTIVDPEAYWRTVSGISEEFVYDASFMKLGELSLGYSFPKSIIESLGKGVINSVKLSLIGRNLFYLYRNTPGTVPDASSFNSSVGGQAFDFSPVPVERTYGFSLNVKF, from the coding sequence ATGAAGAAAAAATTATTATTCTTTTTAGTTTTTGTGTTTTTGTTGTTTGCAAACATAATGAAAGCGCAAAATGGCATTGTAAATGGGGCAGTGCTGGATTCTAATGGAGTGCCGCTTCCAGGGGTTAATATAATGGTTAAAGGCGCTAGTAAAGGCACTACAACTGATTTTGACGGCAACTATTCTTTAGATGTTAGTCCTAAAGCAACTTTGGTATTTACCTTTGTTGGTTTTGTGGCAAAAGAAGAGGTTGTTAATTCTCGAACAGTAATTAATGTAACATTGCAAGAAAGCCTAGAGGCTTTAGATGAAGTTGTAGTAACAGCTCTTGGTATTAAAAAAGAGAAGAAAGCTCTGGCTTATGCGGTTCAAGAGGTGGATTCTGAAACTATTACAGCTGCTGCAAACCCTAACGCTACATCTGCTTTGCAAGGTAAAGCTGCAGGGGTTAATATTACCAATTCTGGAGGTGTTACAGGTAAGCCAAGAATAGATATCCGCGGAGCAAGTTCCTTAAGTGGAAATGACCAACTACTATGGGTAATAGATGGAGTACCCTTTTCTACACAAGACTTTACATCAGATGCTGAAGATTTATTTGGAGGTAATTCTAACGGTGGAGGATTTTTGGATATTAACCCAGATGACATAGAAACAATTTCGGTTTTAAAAGGAGGTCCCGCAGCTGCATTGTACGGTGCGCGTGGTGGTAATGGAGTTGTGCTGATAACAACCAAAAGCGGTAAACGTTCTCAAGGTTTAGGTATATCATACACAGGCTCTACTACATTTTCTGAAGCTAGCTTTTTTCTGGATACCCAAAGGGAGTATGGCCAAGGTATTGATGGTGTTTATGATCCTAGTTCAAGGGTGTCTTGGGGGCCTCGGTTTGATGGTGTAGAAAGAGAGGCTTGGACGGGTGAGTCATTACCTTATCAATCTGAATCTAACTTATTAGAAGACTTTACAAGAACAGGTGTAAGCACAAGACACGCTATAACTTTTACCAAAGGAAGCGAGGACGGAAACTTTAAGGTTTTGGTAAGTAAAGATGATACAGAAGGTATTTATGAAGGACAAGATCTAGAGCGTTTAAATTTTGACTTTAAAGCGAATTATGATATTAATCCTTGGTTAAATGTTGACGCTAAAGTATCCTACATTAATACGCAAGGATTTCAAAGACCTACCATTGGTAGATATAGTTTTGTGTCATTTTTTAACACAATGCCGGCTAATATAAGAACTCAAGATTTGTCCCCTGGTTATGTTGTTGACGATAACAAGACAAAAGAAATATTATTCGGGCCAAGTACTGTTTTAACAGAAAACGCTAATGCCAATAACAGAAACCCGTACTTTTTACAAAACCAAAATTTTAACAGGGATCAACGTAATAGATCATTTGGTTATTTAGCCACAAATGTTAAATTTTCAGACGCACTTAGATTAAAGGTTAAGTATGGTTTAGATATTTACAGATATGAGCAAGTATTTGGAGCGCGCTTTGAAGATCAAATATTCTTTAATAATACACCATCTATCAATACTTCAGAATCCTTCTTTAAAGAAGAGAATGCTGAGTTTTTATTGAGTTATAATAAAGATTTAAATGAAGACTTTAATTTAGGAATTAGTGCAGGGGGAAATCAAATGCGAAGGGGTATCGAGTCTCTAAATGCATCATCTGGTAAGTTGGATTTTGAAAGTACATTGTTCTTAAATGCAGGTTCCAATATACAAGCTAATGAGCAATTTATTGATGAGGAAATTCATTCCTTATACGGTTTTGCAGATGTATCTTATAAAGATTATTTGTTTTTGAACGCTACGGTAAGGAACGATTGGTCTTCTACTTTACCCATAGCAAACAACTCTTTTTTATATTCATCAGTGGGGTTAAGTGCATTAATTTCAGAAATGGTTGAGATGCCAGACTGGATGAATTATTTAAAAGTAAGAGGTACTTGGGCAGAAGTAGGTAAAGCCTCTGAACCTCAAGCGACAAAACCAACATTTGATGTCTTTAATAGTAATTTCAATATATTACAATCAAACACACCACCTATAGGGGTAGATCCTTTATTGCAACCAGAAATTTCAACCACCACAGAACTTGGTGTAGAGTTTAGGTTGTTCAATAATCGTTTAAATTTTGATATTGCTTTGTATGATGAGCGCACTAGAAATCAAATCGCTTCGATACTTCCAAATTCAACAAGTCTTTATTCAGGTTTACTTACTAATGTAGGTGAGATTTCTAATAAAGGTATTGAGGTATATGCAAATGTAGTACCTATTAAAACTGAAGATTTTAATCTAGGCCTAACTCTTAATTTTGCAACTAATAAAGGTGTAATAGAGGAGTTGCCCGATTTTGGAGCTGATTTTTTCACATACTTTAAAAGTAATACTATCATAGAAGAAGTACGTGGTTATGTTGGTGAGCGTTATGGTGATATTTATGGATTTAAATACCAAAGAGATGCTGACGGAAATCTTATAGTAGGAGCAGATGGTTTACCGGCAAATACTACTGAAAAAGAGAAAATTGGTAATATTCAAGCAGATTTCACAGGTTCTGTAGGGATAAACGCTGCATACAAAAGTTTTTCTTTAAACGCTTTGTTTGTGATGCAACAAGGTGGCGATATATATTCGTTAACTGAGGCTTCAGCAACAGGTTCAGGTAACACTCCAAAAACATTATCATTCGGAAGAGAGCCATTTTTTACGCCAACTGGTGTACAGGCAGATGGTAGTGCTAATACTACAATAGTGGATCCAGAGGCTTATTGGAGAACCGTTTCAGGGATATCAGAGGAATTTGTATATGATGCCTCATTTATGAAATTAGGTGAATTATCTCTTGGGTATTCTTTCCCTAAATCTATAATTGAGTCTTTAGGTAAAGGAGTAATTAATAGTGTTAAACTATCTTTAATAGGAAGGAATCTGTTTTACCTATATAGAAATACACCGGGCACAGTACCTGATGCAAGTTCGTTTAACTCATCAGTTGGAGGTCAAGCTTTTGACTTTTCTCCTGTGCCAGTAGAAAGAACCTATGGCTTTTCTTTGAATGTTAAATTTTAA
- the nagB gene encoding glucosamine-6-phosphate deaminase → MESLAFTRPGMFEETRFEKIHNIIFEDSQTPSKLVALEISQLIRNKQQKKEFCVLGLATGSSPVKVYEELVRLHKEEGLSFYNVITFNLDEYYPMDKGNIQSYFYFMHEHLFNHVDILPENINIPNGKVSAEDLQQYCIDYERKIKALGGLDFQLLGIGRTGHVGFNEPGSHYNSGTRSITLDHITRVDAAPAFLGIDNVPRKAITMGIGTVMSAKRIVLLAWGNNKAEIIQKTIEGNVTPEVPATYLQNHSNTTFILDEEASKELTRVKTPWLVTSCTWNDSLKLKAVVWLSELLNKSILKLTDSDYNNNGMSGLLTEEGTAYDLNIKMFNTLQHTITGWPAGKPNADDSKRPERSTPERKRVIIFSPHPDDDVISMGGTFDRLIEQGHDVHVAYQTSGNIAVSDEDALKFAEITQSLCPDCSETQNIISFLSSKTKNNIDTVAVRKLKGLIRRNESLAATRYLNLNDENVHFLDLPFYETGTIKKKNISNEDISIMEKLIDDIKPHQIYAAGDLADPHGTHKVCLDALFYALEKLKKNDYMSDCWVWLYRGAWHEWDTYQIEMAVPLSPDQVLKKRRAIFYHQSQKDGVMFQGDDSREFWVRAEDRNRLTAKKYNDLGLADYEAIEAFKRYHF, encoded by the coding sequence ATGGAATCCTTAGCTTTTACAAGACCAGGAATGTTTGAAGAAACCCGTTTCGAGAAAATACACAATATTATTTTTGAAGACTCTCAAACACCATCTAAACTTGTGGCGCTCGAAATATCCCAATTAATTAGAAATAAACAGCAGAAAAAAGAGTTTTGCGTTTTAGGTTTGGCTACAGGATCCTCTCCTGTAAAAGTTTACGAAGAATTAGTTCGATTACACAAAGAAGAAGGATTAAGTTTTTATAATGTCATTACGTTTAACCTTGATGAATACTATCCTATGGATAAGGGTAACATACAAAGCTACTTTTATTTCATGCATGAACATTTATTTAATCATGTGGATATATTACCAGAAAACATTAATATCCCCAATGGAAAGGTAAGCGCAGAAGATTTACAACAATATTGCATTGATTATGAGAGAAAAATTAAAGCCCTTGGCGGTTTAGATTTTCAACTTTTGGGCATTGGCAGAACTGGTCATGTTGGTTTTAACGAACCTGGTTCTCATTACAATTCTGGCACTAGAAGCATTACTTTAGATCATATAACCCGGGTGGATGCCGCTCCTGCTTTTTTGGGGATTGACAATGTGCCAAGAAAAGCGATCACCATGGGAATTGGTACCGTAATGAGTGCTAAGCGCATTGTACTACTGGCTTGGGGAAATAATAAAGCAGAAATAATACAAAAGACCATAGAAGGGAATGTGACACCTGAAGTACCAGCAACATATTTACAAAACCATAGCAATACCACTTTTATTTTAGATGAAGAAGCCTCTAAAGAACTTACCCGTGTAAAAACACCATGGCTTGTAACTTCTTGTACGTGGAACGACTCCCTAAAACTTAAAGCTGTAGTATGGTTGTCAGAACTTTTAAATAAATCCATTTTAAAGCTAACAGATTCAGACTACAACAACAACGGCATGTCTGGTTTGCTTACTGAAGAGGGCACTGCTTATGATTTAAATATTAAAATGTTTAACACCCTACAGCATACCATTACGGGGTGGCCTGCCGGGAAACCTAATGCAGACGATTCCAAAAGGCCCGAACGCTCAACTCCTGAACGTAAACGTGTGATTATTTTTAGTCCGCACCCAGATGACGATGTTATTTCTATGGGAGGTACTTTTGACAGACTTATTGAACAAGGGCATGATGTTCATGTAGCTTACCAAACATCTGGCAATATAGCGGTTTCTGACGAGGATGCTTTAAAGTTTGCTGAAATAACTCAATCTCTATGCCCTGATTGTAGTGAAACCCAAAATATCATCAGCTTTTTATCATCAAAAACCAAGAATAATATTGATACCGTTGCGGTAAGAAAACTTAAAGGGTTAATAAGAAGAAATGAGTCATTAGCCGCTACACGGTATTTAAATTTAAATGATGAAAATGTTCATTTTTTAGATTTACCTTTTTATGAAACCGGGACTATAAAAAAGAAAAATATTTCTAATGAAGACATTTCTATAATGGAGAAGCTAATTGACGACATAAAACCACATCAAATTTATGCGGCTGGCGATTTAGCTGATCCACACGGCACACATAAGGTTTGTCTTGATGCATTATTTTATGCTTTAGAAAAACTAAAGAAAAATGATTACATGAGTGATTGCTGGGTATGGTTATATCGTGGTGCATGGCACGAGTGGGATACTTACCAAATTGAAATGGCTGTTCCTTTAAGTCCAGACCAAGTGCTTAAAAAACGACGTGCTATTTTTTATCATCAATCTCAAAAAGATGGGGTTATGTTTCAAGGGGACGACTCCAGAGAGTTCTGGGTAAGAGCTGAAGACAGAAACCGTTTAACCGCAAAAAAATATAATGATTTAGGCTTGGCTGATTACGAAGCAATAGAAGCTTTCAAAAGATACCATTTTTAA
- a CDS encoding response regulator transcription factor — protein sequence MSTKCLIIDDEPLAINVIKNYLQQINGFEVINTFSNALEALEFLKEHKVDVIFLDINMPLLDGLNFIKTLKDPPLVIITTAYTEFAVETYELNVLDYLVKPIEFPRFIKAIDKVEHKLMKTTAINQNNNAREHLFVKIDKKKMKKIYLDEILTIESLKDYLKINTTTGKYIIHSTLSDFTSLLPGHNFIRIHRSYTIAIDKIDVVEGNSVEIEGLRYVIGRSYLEEVKSKILNPNNID from the coding sequence ATGAGTACCAAATGTTTAATAATTGACGATGAGCCCTTGGCAATTAATGTTATTAAAAACTATTTACAGCAAATAAATGGATTTGAAGTAATAAATACGTTTAGCAATGCCCTAGAAGCTTTGGAGTTTTTAAAGGAGCATAAAGTGGATGTTATTTTTTTAGATATTAATATGCCTTTATTGGATGGATTGAATTTTATAAAGACTTTAAAAGATCCTCCTTTAGTCATTATTACTACAGCTTACACTGAATTTGCTGTTGAAACGTATGAGCTTAATGTGCTTGATTATTTAGTTAAACCTATAGAGTTTCCTAGATTTATTAAAGCCATTGATAAGGTGGAGCATAAACTCATGAAGACAACCGCAATAAATCAAAATAATAATGCCAGAGAACATCTTTTTGTCAAAATTGACAAAAAAAAGATGAAAAAAATCTACCTAGATGAAATTCTTACTATTGAATCATTAAAAGATTATTTAAAAATAAATACTACCACAGGAAAATATATAATTCATAGCACTTTGTCGGATTTTACATCGTTACTTCCTGGGCATAATTTTATACGTATTCATAGATCTTATACTATAGCTATAGATAAAATTGATGTTGTTGAAGGTAATAGCGTTGAAATAGAGGGGTTAAGGTATGTAATAGGTAGGTCTTACCTTGAGGAGGTTAAAAGTAAAATATTAAACCCTAATAACATAGACTAG
- a CDS encoding histidine kinase, which translates to MPFLVYKRKYILYVLSVLTAIFIMVLVKFNLTYILISTNVWPEGPETLNSLSLNYVIDMMIGELYVITFVTAIKITLDYLQEHRRVAELEKANLETELMFLKAQISPHFFFNTLNNIHSLALEKSKKTSKIILKLSELMRYLLYETRQRRQTLEKEILCVQNYLDLERIRHSKSLQVEVSITGDIQGKKIAPIILLSLVENAFKHGVNKNIGNIKIDISFEIKEDFLYFSVSNPMPSIMNQNLEKNYSGGIGLKNVRKRLSLGYSENDYNLEFEEIDNIFIAKLKIRVA; encoded by the coding sequence ATGCCATTTTTAGTCTACAAGAGAAAGTATATATTGTATGTTTTATCTGTACTTACTGCTATTTTTATCATGGTTTTGGTTAAGTTTAATCTTACATATATTTTAATAAGCACGAATGTATGGCCAGAAGGTCCGGAAACGCTTAATTCACTATCCCTTAACTATGTTATTGATATGATGATTGGCGAGCTATATGTTATAACATTTGTAACAGCCATAAAAATAACGTTAGATTATCTACAAGAACATAGGCGAGTGGCTGAACTTGAGAAAGCAAATTTAGAAACCGAACTCATGTTTTTAAAAGCCCAGATATCGCCTCATTTCTTCTTTAATACTTTAAACAATATCCATTCACTTGCATTAGAGAAATCAAAGAAAACCTCCAAAATAATTTTAAAGTTATCAGAACTTATGCGCTATCTTTTGTATGAAACACGACAAAGAAGGCAAACATTGGAAAAGGAAATTTTATGTGTGCAAAACTATCTGGATTTAGAGCGGATAAGACACAGTAAGTCTTTACAAGTAGAAGTATCAATTACCGGAGATATACAAGGCAAAAAAATTGCTCCAATTATTTTGTTGTCTTTGGTTGAGAATGCTTTTAAACATGGGGTAAACAAAAACATTGGTAATATTAAAATTGATATTTCATTCGAAATTAAAGAAGATTTTCTATACTTTAGTGTATCAAACCCTATGCCTTCAATTATGAATCAAAATTTAGAAAAAAACTATTCTGGAGGTATAGGCCTTAAGAACGTTAGAAAAAGACTTTCGCTAGGCTATTCTGAAAATGATTACAACCTAGAATTTGAAGAAATAGATAACATTTTTATAGCTAAACTAAAAATAAGAGTAGCATGA
- a CDS encoding GH92 family glycosyl hydrolase codes for MKHILPCLFLIVLVFTCKNKSKDSLKNSAKPKLTHLVNPFIGTGGHGHTYPGATVPFGMLQVSPVNGISAWDWCSGYHYTDSVAIGFSHLALSGTGIGDLADILLMPINKEVDLSPTPKERDSLNYKSKYTHKNENASPGYYQVYLEDHDIDVELTTSQRTAHHKYTFKEGDMQSVVLDLGFSINWDKPTETAINIENDSTVTGYRFSTGWAKNQKVFFVAKFSKLIKNSKLYIEGNLTENNTAIGEKTATQLIFDSQNTNQLYVKVALSSVSIENAKNNLDSGNFDFEATKRNAEHIWESALQNIKVETPVDSLETMFYTALYHSQLAPVTFSDANGAFRKENDSIAVADDYTAYSTLSLWDTFRAEHPLLTLVARDKVAHFINSMLAYYETRNILPVWTLYGNETNTMTGYHSIPVIVEAYLKGIHGFDAEKAYEAMKITMMQNERGLEHYKTFGYIPYELLDESVTITLEYAYNDWCVAQMAKALGKDNDYNFFMQRSKAYTYLFDKDTGFMRGKSKNGKSWNTPFDPKYSNHREHTDYTEGNAWQHSWFVPHAVEDFIAMHGGNETFTSRLEQLFTESSDITGDNVSVDISGLIGQYAHGNEPSHHIAYMFNKANKPWRTQYWVNHILNTQYNTTPNGLSGNEDCGQMSAWYVFSAMGFYPMNPASGIYEIGSPIFEKTTIKLEDDKVFTIEAENVSDKNIYIQSATLNDKDFNSTTISHKQILNGGTLTFKMGPEPNKTWGVKN; via the coding sequence ATGAAGCATATATTGCCGTGTTTGTTTTTGATTGTTTTGGTTTTTACTTGCAAAAATAAAAGTAAAGATTCTTTAAAAAATAGTGCTAAACCAAAATTAACCCATCTGGTAAACCCTTTTATTGGAACAGGTGGGCATGGACACACATATCCCGGTGCCACTGTACCGTTTGGTATGTTACAGGTAAGCCCTGTAAATGGAATATCAGCTTGGGATTGGTGCTCTGGCTACCATTATACAGATTCGGTAGCCATAGGTTTTAGCCACTTGGCACTAAGCGGAACAGGTATTGGAGATTTGGCTGACATATTGCTAATGCCCATAAACAAAGAGGTGGATTTGTCTCCCACACCTAAAGAACGAGATAGTCTAAACTATAAATCAAAATACACTCATAAAAACGAGAACGCTTCTCCAGGATATTATCAAGTATATTTAGAAGACCATGATATTGATGTTGAATTAACAACTTCTCAAAGAACCGCCCATCATAAGTACACCTTTAAAGAGGGCGATATGCAATCTGTAGTCTTAGATTTAGGGTTCTCCATTAATTGGGATAAGCCCACAGAAACAGCTATTAATATTGAAAATGATAGTACAGTAACAGGTTACAGATTCAGCACAGGATGGGCAAAAAACCAAAAGGTGTTTTTTGTTGCTAAATTTTCAAAACTTATTAAAAATTCCAAGCTGTATATTGAAGGTAATTTAACAGAAAACAATACCGCCATAGGCGAAAAAACGGCCACCCAATTGATTTTTGATAGTCAAAATACCAACCAGCTTTATGTTAAAGTAGCGCTATCATCTGTTAGTATTGAAAATGCTAAAAATAATTTAGACTCTGGTAATTTTGATTTTGAAGCTACTAAACGAAATGCAGAGCATATTTGGGAAAGTGCATTACAAAACATAAAAGTAGAAACACCTGTGGATTCCCTAGAAACAATGTTCTATACTGCGTTATACCACAGTCAACTGGCACCTGTAACGTTTAGTGATGCCAATGGTGCATTTAGAAAGGAGAACGACAGTATCGCTGTTGCTGATGATTATACGGCTTATTCAACCCTATCGCTTTGGGATACCTTTAGGGCAGAACACCCCTTACTTACGTTAGTCGCTAGAGATAAGGTGGCCCATTTTATTAATTCTATGCTGGCGTATTATGAAACCCGTAACATTTTACCCGTGTGGACACTATACGGCAACGAAACTAACACCATGACGGGTTATCATTCCATACCTGTTATCGTGGAGGCCTACTTAAAGGGTATACATGGTTTTGATGCTGAAAAAGCTTACGAAGCCATGAAAATAACTATGATGCAGAACGAAAGAGGCTTAGAGCATTATAAAACCTTTGGTTATATCCCTTATGAATTGTTAGATGAATCGGTTACCATTACTCTAGAATATGCATATAATGATTGGTGTGTAGCACAAATGGCTAAAGCATTAGGAAAAGATAACGACTATAATTTCTTCATGCAACGTTCAAAAGCATACACATATTTATTTGATAAAGACACTGGCTTTATGCGTGGCAAATCTAAAAATGGTAAGTCATGGAATACACCTTTCGACCCTAAATATTCTAACCACAGGGAACATACTGATTATACAGAAGGTAACGCATGGCAACACAGTTGGTTTGTACCTCATGCCGTTGAAGATTTTATTGCTATGCACGGCGGTAACGAAACCTTTACATCTAGACTAGAACAGCTATTCACAGAAAGCTCTGATATTACAGGAGATAATGTTTCTGTTGATATTTCAGGGCTTATCGGCCAGTATGCACATGGTAATGAGCCTAGTCATCATATTGCTTACATGTTTAATAAAGCCAATAAACCATGGCGTACACAATACTGGGTAAACCATATTTTAAATACACAATATAACACAACACCTAATGGTTTAAGTGGCAATGAAGACTGCGGACAAATGAGTGCATGGTACGTGTTTAGTGCCATGGGATTCTATCCCATGAATCCAGCATCTGGTATTTATGAAATTGGAAGTCCGATTTTTGAAAAAACTACCATCAAATTAGAAGATGATAAAGTATTTACTATTGAAGCTGAAAACGTTTCAGATAAAAACATCTATATACAATCTGCCACCTTAAATGATAAAGATTTTAATAGCACAACCATCTCTCACAAGCAAATTCTAAACGGAGGCACCTTAACGTTTAAAATGGGTCCAGAACCTAATAAAACCTGGGGTGTAAAAAATTGA
- a CDS encoding sodium:solute symporter family protein → MNAIDVTIIGVYILLTLGVGIWISKRASKGLDSYFLGGKSIKWYYLGLSNGSGMFDVSGTAWMVGILFLYGVKSFMFMWMWPIFNQIFVMVFLAAWIRRSNIMTGSEWILTRFGDDKAGRASHLIVAIFAIIASVGFIAYFFEGVGKFLTIILPWDLTLMFNDAVLLSSDQSYALIIIFLTTIYTVKGGMFSVVATEVLQYGIMVLAGILIATYTFISVSDIQLETVISKEWSTVFFGWELDSFWEGKYQAFNNLIDTQGYKMFGAFIGMSLFKGFFASIAGPTPSYDMQRILSTRSVKEAAYMSGFTNLVLFIPRYLLIAGIVILGLVFIAPEMATSNTLSTDDLEIILPKVINHHVPVGIKGILLAGLLAAFMSTFSAFVNSGPAYIVNDIYKKYFKPEATPIHYVKASHLASFGIVILGVIMGFFADSINSITLWISSALYGGYVAANLLKWIWWRFNGWGYFWGMTAGLIIATLHFIIEQNQSNFEIGSFMYEVAKLPVIYAFPVILLTSLLGAFLGTYLTPATDMKTLKSFYTNVRPWGWWNPVFKRIKETNPVFKKNKDFPIDMFNCIIGIIWQSSMILLPIYFMVRDYTNMFCVLVLFAVTSVILKFTWLDKVRKYKN, encoded by the coding sequence ATGAACGCTATTGATGTAACAATTATTGGAGTATATATTTTATTAACCTTAGGGGTTGGTATATGGATATCTAAAAGGGCATCCAAAGGTCTCGACTCATACTTTTTAGGTGGAAAAAGCATTAAATGGTACTACCTAGGGTTGAGTAATGGCTCAGGAATGTTTGATGTCTCAGGTACCGCTTGGATGGTCGGTATCCTATTTCTATATGGCGTTAAAAGTTTTATGTTCATGTGGATGTGGCCCATTTTTAACCAGATTTTTGTAATGGTATTTTTGGCCGCCTGGATAAGACGTTCTAATATTATGACAGGTTCGGAATGGATTTTAACACGTTTTGGAGACGATAAAGCAGGTAGAGCATCCCATCTTATTGTTGCCATATTTGCCATTATCGCCTCAGTGGGTTTCATTGCCTACTTTTTTGAAGGTGTTGGCAAGTTTTTAACCATCATACTACCATGGGACCTAACTTTGATGTTTAATGATGCCGTTTTGTTGTCATCAGACCAAAGCTACGCACTAATCATTATTTTTCTAACCACAATTTATACCGTAAAAGGCGGTATGTTTTCTGTAGTAGCTACAGAGGTATTGCAATACGGCATCATGGTTTTGGCTGGTATTTTAATCGCAACATATACTTTTATTTCAGTATCAGATATACAATTAGAGACTGTTATTTCAAAAGAATGGAGTACCGTATTTTTTGGTTGGGAACTAGATAGTTTTTGGGAAGGTAAATATCAAGCGTTTAATAATTTAATTGATACCCAGGGCTACAAAATGTTTGGGGCTTTTATTGGTATGTCTTTATTTAAAGGTTTCTTTGCTAGTATTGCAGGACCTACCCCAAGTTATGATATGCAACGTATACTCTCCACACGGTCTGTTAAAGAGGCCGCTTACATGAGCGGATTTACCAATTTAGTATTATTTATTCCTAGATATCTACTCATAGCAGGTATTGTTATTTTGGGGCTAGTATTTATCGCGCCAGAAATGGCCACATCAAATACGCTATCTACAGACGATTTAGAAATTATCTTACCTAAAGTAATAAATCACCACGTACCTGTTGGCATAAAAGGGATACTTTTAGCAGGTCTTTTGGCCGCTTTTATGTCCACATTCTCAGCATTTGTAAATTCAGGCCCCGCATATATTGTAAATGATATTTATAAAAAATACTTTAAACCAGAAGCTACACCCATACATTATGTGAAAGCAAGCCATTTAGCTTCTTTTGGTATCGTGATTTTAGGAGTCATCATGGGGTTTTTTGCAGATTCTATTAACTCTATAACATTATGGATTTCAAGTGCCCTATATGGAGGTTATGTTGCGGCCAACTTGCTAAAGTGGATTTGGTGGCGCTTTAACGGATGGGGCTATTTTTGGGGTATGACCGCAGGCCTTATAATCGCAACACTTCATTTTATAATAGAACAAAACCAAAGCAATTTTGAAATTGGGTCTTTTATGTATGAAGTAGCCAAACTTCCTGTTATTTATGCGTTTCCTGTTATATTATTAACATCGTTGCTTGGAGCCTTTCTAGGAACATATTTAACACCGGCAACAGATATGAAAACCTTAAAAAGTTTCTACACCAATGTAAGGCCGTGGGGTTGGTGGAACCCAGTTTTTAAAAGGATTAAAGAGACCAATCCAGTCTTTAAGAAAAATAAAGATTTTCCAATCGACATGTTTAACTGTATTATTGGTATTATATGGCAATCCAGTATGATATTATTGCCCATTTACTTTATGGTTAGAGATTACACAAATATGTTTTGCGTTTTGGTGCTATTTGCAGTAACTTCTGTGATTTTAAAATTTACTTGGTTAGATAAAGTAAGGAAGTATAAAAATTAA